Genomic DNA from Pseudomonas fitomaticsae:
TCGAAGGTGCCGATACCCGTACGTGGCGCACCCTGCCGGACACCACACAAGTGGTCCGTCTGCGTCTGAAAAAGGGCGAGCACCAGGTTACTCTGCCGAGCGCCGTCGGTGGTTCTCAGGTCAAGGTCACCGTCGATCAGCGTTACCAGGTGATCACCCTGCGCGCCGTCGGCAATCAGGTATTCGCCGCAGGCCTCGCCGCCCACGTGACCCCGAGCGCTGGCGCCACCGCCGTGGCCAGCCTCAAACAACCTTAAGAACGGAGTCTTTGCATGCGCTTCAAACTCATCGCCGTCGCCGCCCTCGCCCTTTTGGCGAGCGGCTGCGCCACCCCGCCACCACCTGAGCCGGGCAGCGCCGCGAGCAAGGTCGTGGCCATGGGCCCGCAGAAACACATCGTGGTCGGCGCGATGCGCGTGGCCCGCGAAAACGGTTTCATGACCGTCAACGTGCAGTTGAGCAACACGCTCAACAGCAACAAGACGTTCTACTACCGCTTCGCCTGGCTCGGCGCGGAAGGTTTCCCGATCGCCGAAGAAGAAGTCTGGAAGAGCCAGATGATGTACGGCGCCCAGACCAGCTTCATCCAGGGCATCGCCCCGACGCCGAAAGCCGTGGATTTCCGTCTGGAACTCAAGACGCCTTAAGCCCGACACCCTATTCCCGATTCAGAGAGCATTCCCATGTTTGCACGCTTTTCCTTCATCGCCGTCCTCGCCCTGCTGGCCTCCGGTTGCGCCAACACTTCGCCGACCCTGGGCAGCAAGAACATCAGCTACGGCGACACCAAGGCCGTTGAAACCGTGACCAACGAGTTCGGTTCGACCGACCTGCAGATGATCGCCGAGTCGATGACCCGTTCCCTGGCCCAGTCCGGCATTCTGCAGGGTCGTCCTGTGGTGCAGGTCTACGACGTGAAGAACAAAACCAGCGAATACATCGACACCCGCGAAATCACCACCAGCATCAAGACCCAGCTGATGAAGTCCGGCACCGCCCGTTTCGCCAGCGACAACACCGCGATGCAGAGCCAGGTCGACCAGCTCAAGCTGCAAAACCAGAGCGGCCTGTACAAGAAGAGCACCGTGGCCAAGACCGGCAACATGATCGCCGCAAAATACCGTCTTGAAGGTTCGATCAGCTCGATCGTCAAGCGCAGCAGCGACTACAAGGACGTCTTCTACAAATTCAGCCTGCAACTGATCGACGTTGAAAGCGGTCTGGCCGAGTGGATGGACGAGAAAGAGATCCGCAAAACCACGGAGCGTTAATCGATGCGCACATGGATTGGCATGATGGCCCTGGCTTGCGCGTTCAGCGTGCAGGCGGCCCCGAAAGTCGCGGTGACGGATCTGGCGTACCAGGAGCGTGTGGAGCAATACATCCACATCGTTTCGGCCCAGAGCAATTACCGCGAGGGTTATTACAGCGCCAGTGGGTCGTCGAGCTATAACGAGCTCGAAGCCACCACCAGCTACATCGAACAGACCGAACTGCGCAAGTTCACCGGTGACATCAAGGGTGAAATCCTGCGTACCGGCATGTTCCAGCTGGTGCAGGGCACGCCGTACACCGCGTCCTCCAAGGGTGACGTCTATGACGTGATCAAGCGGATCAAGGCCGGCAACTTCAAGGGTGCCGACTACGTGCTGTTCGGCACCGTGTCGGACATCGACTTCACCCAGGACGTGAACGAGCTGGCGAACACCGACAGCTATTCCGCCGTGCTGGGCCTGACGCTGGTGGCTGACTTCAGCCTGATCAACACCAAGACCTACGAAATCACCTCGGCCTTTACGGCGATGGGTGAGGCGCAGGACACCAAACTGGTGAACCACCGCGACATCAAGATCTCGCTCAATCGCCCACGGGTGGTGCGTGACGTCTCGAAGGCGCTGGGCGAAGACGTGGCCGGACAGCTGAGCATGCAGCTCGGCGGTGGCGGTTACGAGCAGCCGCGTGAACCGCAGCAGCGCAACAATCTGCCCCGTGATACAGCACCGGTAATTCTGCGCTGATCAACAGCCGCAAACGAAAAAGGCGACCTGAAAAGGTCGCCTTTTTTGTGCCTGCACGCTTTACGCGGCGGCTTTGCGCAACGTCGCCATGAACGCCGCGGCGCCAATGAACAGCCCGGCAAACGTGCGGTTCATGCGTTTCTGCTGGGTCGGTGTACGCAACAGGCGCAACACCTTCGACGCCAGACCGGTGTAGCCGGCCATGACGATCAGGTCGACCGCGATCATGGTCACGCCGATCACCACGTACTGGATCAGCAGCGGCGCATGCGGATTGATGAATTGCGGCAGCACCGCCAGCATGAACACCAGGGCCTTGGGGTTGCTGATGTTCACCAGAAAGCCACGGAACACCAGAGCCAGCGGTTTGCCGATCGGCCGGACCGCCGCGTCGTCACTCATGTCCATCGGCAGTGCGCGCCATTGTTTGATCGCGAGATAAACCAGGTAGGCGACACCGAACCATTTGATCGCATGGAACGCGGTGGCCGACGCGGTGAGGATCGCGCCGACACCGGCGCCGACGATGGCAATCTGCACAGCCAGGCCGATCTGCAGGCCCAGGGCATTCCAGTAACCGCGCCAGAAACCGTATTGCAGGCCACTGGACATCGACGCAATGGCGCCGGCACCCGGAGAAAGACTGATCACCCAGCAGGCGGCAAAAAACGCCAGCCATGTTTGAAGCTCCATCGCACACCTCGACTCGGACTCGTGACAATCCTCAAAGCTAATGCGGATTTGGCTGGATGACTACCGATTTTTTGCAGGATGTTGCGGCTGCCGACCAACGTGGCCGGCGCCCGATCACTTTTCGAAACCGCTGGAAGGGAAGACATCCGTGCCGCGCCAGCGGCGCACCGAACGCTGGAAGAACAGGCTGTTGGGCACTTGTACCATGGCGCTGCCGGTGCCGAGTTCTTCGGCTTCGATCAGCGTGGTGTAGAGCAGATTGATCGCCACCACCCGGCCTTTGACGCCGGGCTTGTCGGTGGTGTCGACCAGTTCGACCACATCGCCGAGTCGAAACGGGCCGACGGTAAAGATCAGAATCGCGCAGAGCAGGTTCGACAGCACGCTCCACATGGCGAAGAACGCCACCGCCGCCACTGCGACGAAACCCGACAACGCAGTCCAGAGCACCGTGGCCGACACCCCGAGGCGTTCCAGCACGAAGATCAGCGCGCTGCCCATGATCAGCCAGCGCAGACCGCCGCGCAGCGGCATCAGCAGTTGCGGCGGAAACGGATACTTCTCGCCCAGGCGGGTCAGGAAGCGGGCGACAACGCGCTGGGCGAAGTAACCGGCCAACAGGATCAGCAGAATCTGCACGCCGAGCCAGATCGGCTCGACCCACATCGCCGGCAATGGAAGTTTGAAGGCTTCCATCAGGACAGCGCCTCCAGCTCCGCCTGCATGCTTTCCAGCGTTTCCAGAGCTTCCATCCACGCTTCTTCAAGTTCGCCTTCGCGGACTTTCAGCTTGGCCTGTTCGGCCAGCAGGTCACGCAATTCGTTCTTGCGTGCCGGCTCGTAGATGTCGCTGTCGCCAAGACTGGCATCGACCTTCGCCAGCTTTTCGTGCAGCTTGCCGAGCTCGGCTTCGAGCTTGTCGGCCTCGCGCTTGTGCGGCGCCAGTTGCTGACGCAACGCAGCGGCAGCCTGGCGCTGGGCCTTCTTGTCGGTCTTGTCCGGATTGACCGGCGTGTTGCTGACCGGGGCGTTGCGCTGACGGTACTCGACCAGCCAACGGGCGTAATCCTCGAGGTCGCCATCGAACTCCTCGACCTTGCCGTCTGCGACCAGGAAGAAGTTGTCGGTGGTGCTCTTGAGCAAATGCCGATCGTGGGAAACCACCAGCACCGCGCCGCTGAATTCCTGCAACGCCATGGTCAGCGCCAGGCGCATTTCCAGATCGAGGTGGTTGGTCGGTTCGTCGAGCAGCAACAGGTTCGGCCGTTCCCAGGCGATCAGCGCCAGAGCCAGACGGGCCTTTTCGCCACCGGAGAAATTCAGCACCGGCTCGTCGATCCGCGCGCCACGGAAGTCGAAACCACCGAGGAAATCGCGCAGGGTCTGCTCGCGCTCGGTCGGTGCCAGACGCTGCAAGTGCAGCAACGGGCTGGCCTTGGCGTCCAGAGAGTCGAGCTGATGCTGGGCAAAGTAGCCGACCACGGTGTTCTCGCCGCGAGTCATGCGCCCGGCCAGCGGTTCGAGTTCGCCGGCGAGGTTCTTGATCAGGGTCGATTTACCCGCACCATTCGGGCCGAGCAAGCCGATCCGCGCGCCGGGAGTCAGTTGCAGCTTGACCTTCTCCAGCACGGTTTTCTCGCCATAACCCAGACGCGCATCGGACAGATCGATCAGCGGGCTGGAGATCTTGGTCGACTCGCGGAACACGAAGTCGAACGGCGAATCGACATGAGCCGCCGACAGTTCTTCCATGCGCTCGAGGGCCTTGATCCGGCTCTGGGCCTGACGAGCCTTGGTGGCCTGGGCCTTGAACCGGGCGATGTAGCTTTCCATGTGCGCACGCTGTGCCTGCTGCTTCTCGTAGGCCTGTTGCTGCTGGGCCAGACGTTCGGCACGGGCGCGTTCGAACGCGGTGTAGCCGCCGCGGTAGAGCGTCAGCTTGCGCTGATCGACGTGGGCCACGTGATCGACCACTTCATCGAGGAAATCCCGGTCGTGGGAAATCAGCAGCAAGGTGCCGGGGTAACTTTTCAGCCACTCTTCGAGCCAGATGATGGCGTCGAGGTCCAGGTGGTTGGTCGGTTCGTCGAGCAGCAACAGGTCTGATGGGCACATCAAAGCCTGAGCAAGGTTCAGACGCATCCGCCAGCCACCGGAGAAATCTCCTACCTGACGATCCATCTGCTCGTTGGTGAAACCGAGGCCGGCGAGCAACTTGCGCGCCCGCGCATCGGCGGTGTAGCCGTCGGCGCTGTCGAGTTCGGCGTGCAGGCGGGCCAGCGCGGTGCCGTCGTGGGCCTCTTCGGCTGCCGCGAGCTCACGCTGCACTTCGCGCAGGCGCAGGTCACCGTCGAGCACATAGTCGACCGCCAGGCGTTCGAGCGTATCGACCTCCTGGCGCATGTGGGCGATACGCCAGTCGGCCGGCAACAGGCAGTCGCCGGAATCCGGGTGCAACTCACCGCGGAGCAAGGCGAACAGGCTGGATTTGCCGGCGCCGTTGGCACCGATGAGGCCGGCTTTGTGGCCGGCGTGCAGGGTCAGCTCGGCGTCTTCTAGCAGACGTTGCGGGCCACGCTGTAAAGTCAGGTTCTGAAGTCGGATCATAATGGCGGCGGAGTCTACCAGCTTCCCCCGCAACTGGCGCGAGTAGCACGATGTCCTCTGACCTGTGGAGCTTTGCCCTTGCCGTCTACGCCCGTCCCGGCGTGGAGGATGCCTGCCTGCGCCTGCAATCGGCGGGGGCCAGCGTGTGCCTGATGCTGTGCGGTTTATGGCTGGAACAACGCGATGTGACCTGTGACGAGGCGCGTGCGCGACAGCTTCTGGAACTGACAGAGCCCTGGGATCGGGAAGTGGTCCAGCCGTTGCGCACATTGCGCATGCAGTGGAAAACCCTGGCCGACACCGATCCGGTGCTCAAGGGGATGCGCGAGCAGATCAAGGGACTGGAGCTGGAGGCGGAACGTGCGCTGCTGTCGCGACTTGAAGGCGCCGCGCAAGGCTGGAAGCGTCATTCGAAGGAATCGAGTGACTGGCTGCAAGTGCTGGCCGGCCCTGCGGCCAACCTGAACCGCGACGCGCTGCAAGTGCTGCGCGTCGCGGCGACCGACGCTTAGGAAGCGCTGGACGGGTTGCTGGCGACGCTCGACACCGGCGCCGACGATGGCGTGGTTGCGGTGGTCGAGGTAGGGGCGGCGGCGGCCGGTGCTGCGGTCGGAGCCGGAGCTGCCGGTGCGGCAGGTTTGGCAGCAGGTGCAGTGGCCGGTTTTGCTGCAGCTGGTTTTGCTGCTGGCTTGGCGGCAGCCGGCTTGGCAGCGGCAGGCTTTTTCACCGCAGGTTTTGCAGCAGGTTTCGCTGCTGGCTTGGCGGCCGGTTTAGCAGCCGTCGCTGGCTTGGCTGCGGTCGTTGCAGGCTTCGCTGCAGCAGCCGGTTTGGCCGCTGGTTTTGCAGCAGGTTTGGCCGCAGCTTTTACCGCAGGCTTGGCCGCTGGTTTCGCCGCCGCTTTGGCTGCAGGTTTGGCAGCAATCGGCTTGGCAGCGGTTTTCGCTGCAGGCTTGGCAGCAGCAGTTTTGGCGGCTGGTTTAGCGGCGGCTTTCACGGCTGGTTTTGCTGCCGGTTTGGCGGCTGCTTTGGCAGCAGGTTTCGCAGCGGCAGTTCTTGCCGGAGCCGCTTTCGCAGCAGCGGTTTTCGCCGCAGGTTTGGCGGCTGGTTTTGCAGCAGCCGGCTTGGCGGCAGCCGGTTTGGCCGCTGTGGTTTTAGCCGCAGGTTTGGCAGCGCTGGCGGCTGCGGGTTTCTTCGCGGCTGGTTTTGCAGCGGCTTTCACTGGCGCTTTAGCAGGCGATTTGGCCGGTGCTTTTGCAGCAGGTTTCGCAGCCGCTTTTTTCGCAGGCGCCGCTGCCGGTTTGGCCGAACGCAGGGACAACGCCTTGCCGACGGCTTCTTGAACACGACCGACACCCTGGGCCAGTTTCAGGCTTTCCTGGGCATCGCGCTTGAGTTGCAGAATGTAGCTGCGGGTATCGGACTGACGATCCTTCAGCGCATCGAGCAGGTCTTCGAGTTCCTTCACGGCAGCCTTGGCCTTGGTCTGCGCCTTGGCTTTACCGGCTGCTGCTGCGTCCTGCAATTTGGTGCGGGATTTGTGCAGTTTTTCTTGCGCCTTGCCGCGTTGCTTTTCCAGTTTGGCGAGCAGTTTTTCAGCATCAGCCAAGGCTTGGGAGCAAGCGTTTTCCAGATGCTCGAGCAAGCTGCCCGAGAGTTGTTGGAGTAAATGCAACGGAGTGTTTACAGGCTTCTTGGTGGCCGACATGGTTTACCTCCTGGCTGACGTGAGTGCGGCTCATACTAGACCTCTGCTGCTACCGCCGCTAGGGCATGTTGACAGTATCGAAAGCACTCGGTTGCAGGCTTGCGAAAAACTTCTGCGCATTGGCAAAAGCAGTTCACCGTTGCAGACGTTCGCGCTGGCATAATCCACCGCAATTCAGGACGGAGAGTGCCCATGTCGCGCTACCTTTTTTTATCCCTCTGCATGATTTTTTCCGTGGCTCAGGCCGACGAAAAAACCACCGCGAATGACGCCCACGATCTGGCTTACAGCCTTGGCGCCAGCCTCGGTGAACGGCTGCGCCAGGAAGTGCCGCAGCTACAGATCCAGGCATTGATCGAAGGCCTGCAACAGGCCTATCAAGGCAAGCCGCTGGCACTGAGCGAAGCACGCATCGAGCAGATCCTCGCCGATCACGAATCGCAGACAGCCGAGCAAGCGGCGATGCCTTCAACCGAAGCGGCGATGGAAAACGAGCGACGTTTTCTCACCGCCGAAAAAGCCAAACCGGGTGTGAAGGAGTTGGCCGACGGCATCCTGTTGACCGAGCTGGCGCCGGGGAATGGCACGAAGGCCGGCCCGGATGGAAAAGTGCAGGTGCTGTATATCGGCCGACTGCCGGATGGCACCGTGTTCGATCAGAACAATCAGCCGCAGTGGTTCAATCTCGACAGCGTGATCGCCGGATGGCGCACCGCGTTGCAGAACATGCCGGTCGGCGCGAAGTGGCGTCTGGTGATTCCATCGGATCAGGCGTACGGCGCTGACGGAGCCGGCGACCTGATCGCGCCGTTTACACCGCTGGTGTTCGAAGTGGAATTGCGCGGCGCGACCAGCTGATCGCCCAATAAAAAACGGTGCGCTGTTGGCGCACCGTTTCTGTGTCTTGCGAAGTCCGATTCAGGCCTGAACCGAATCCTCTTCCTTGTGTGCGGTATGCAGCACTTCGATCAGGCAGTCTTCCAGTTCGAAGCGCTCGTGGAGCAGGCCGCCCAGTTCCTTGAATTTCTCCGCAACGCATTTGCCTTCATCACAAAGGTCGTTGAAGGCGAGCAGTTTTTCGGTGATGACATCGATGCGCGGGTAGATCGTCTCGGCCAGTTCCAGACCACGCTTGTCGTTGAAAGCCTTGGCCTCGCCCGTCAGCTGTTCATAGATCTCGAAGTGCCCGGCCGAGACGTAATCGACCAGCACGCCGCAGAATTCCTGCAAGGGCTTTCGATCCTCGGACAGCGCCTGGGGTTTGGCGCCCAGCTTGTCATAGGCAGCGATCAACTCCTCACGCTCCTGCAGCCAGCGGTCGATCAGCAGATGAACTCCACCCCAACGTTCCTGAGCATTCTGACAACTTTCGAGCATGGCGATCTCTCTTCCCTTGTGGGTCATGCTGCCCTACACCCGCGCCCCTTCTTGTGTCTGTTGCTTTGAGAGGCGGCCAGGCAGAGCGTCATCGAGCAACACAATTCCAATGACACGTGCGGGCCAGATTATGCCCGCACGCCTATGGCTTCAAGGTACGCAGGAGAGAAAGTTCATACAAGTGTTTAATCCCTGATCAGCGCCGGGTGCGACGGTTGGCCGCTG
This window encodes:
- a CDS encoding ATP-binding cassette domain-containing protein, with the translated sequence MIRLQNLTLQRGPQRLLEDAELTLHAGHKAGLIGANGAGKSSLFALLRGELHPDSGDCLLPADWRIAHMRQEVDTLERLAVDYVLDGDLRLREVQRELAAAEEAHDGTALARLHAELDSADGYTADARARKLLAGLGFTNEQMDRQVGDFSGGWRMRLNLAQALMCPSDLLLLDEPTNHLDLDAIIWLEEWLKSYPGTLLLISHDRDFLDEVVDHVAHVDQRKLTLYRGGYTAFERARAERLAQQQQAYEKQQAQRAHMESYIARFKAQATKARQAQSRIKALERMEELSAAHVDSPFDFVFRESTKISSPLIDLSDARLGYGEKTVLEKVKLQLTPGARIGLLGPNGAGKSTLIKNLAGELEPLAGRMTRGENTVVGYFAQHQLDSLDAKASPLLHLQRLAPTEREQTLRDFLGGFDFRGARIDEPVLNFSGGEKARLALALIAWERPNLLLLDEPTNHLDLEMRLALTMALQEFSGAVLVVSHDRHLLKSTTDNFFLVADGKVEEFDGDLEDYARWLVEYRQRNAPVSNTPVNPDKTDKKAQRQAAAALRQQLAPHKREADKLEAELGKLHEKLAKVDASLGDSDIYEPARKNELRDLLAEQAKLKVREGELEEAWMEALETLESMQAELEALS
- a CDS encoding AlgP family protein — its product is MSATKKPVNTPLHLLQQLSGSLLEHLENACSQALADAEKLLAKLEKQRGKAQEKLHKSRTKLQDAAAAGKAKAQTKAKAAVKELEDLLDALKDRQSDTRSYILQLKRDAQESLKLAQGVGRVQEAVGKALSLRSAKPAAAPAKKAAAKPAAKAPAKSPAKAPVKAAAKPAAKKPAAASAAKPAAKTTAAKPAAAKPAAAKPAAKPAAKTAAAKAAPARTAAAKPAAKAAAKPAAKPAVKAAAKPAAKTAAAKPAAKTAAKPIAAKPAAKAAAKPAAKPAVKAAAKPAAKPAAKPAAAAKPATTAAKPATAAKPAAKPAAKPAAKPAVKKPAAAKPAAAKPAAKPAAAKPATAPAAKPAAPAAPAPTAAPAAAAPTSTTATTPSSAPVSSVASNPSSAS
- the lpoB gene encoding penicillin-binding protein activator LpoB: MFARFSFIAVLALLASGCANTSPTLGSKNISYGDTKAVETVTNEFGSTDLQMIAESMTRSLAQSGILQGRPVVQVYDVKNKTSEYIDTREITTSIKTQLMKSGTARFASDNTAMQSQVDQLKLQNQSGLYKKSTVAKTGNMIAAKYRLEGSISSIVKRSSDYKDVFYKFSLQLIDVESGLAEWMDEKEIRKTTER
- a CDS encoding FKBP-type peptidyl-prolyl cis-trans isomerase gives rise to the protein MSRYLFLSLCMIFSVAQADEKTTANDAHDLAYSLGASLGERLRQEVPQLQIQALIEGLQQAYQGKPLALSEARIEQILADHESQTAEQAAMPSTEAAMENERRFLTAEKAKPGVKELADGILLTELAPGNGTKAGPDGKVQVLYIGRLPDGTVFDQNNQPQWFNLDSVIAGWRTALQNMPVGAKWRLVIPSDQAYGADGAGDLIAPFTPLVFEVELRGATS
- a CDS encoding mechanosensitive ion channel family protein is translated as MEAFKLPLPAMWVEPIWLGVQILLILLAGYFAQRVVARFLTRLGEKYPFPPQLLMPLRGGLRWLIMGSALIFVLERLGVSATVLWTALSGFVAVAAVAFFAMWSVLSNLLCAILIFTVGPFRLGDVVELVDTTDKPGVKGRVVAINLLYTTLIEAEELGTGSAMVQVPNSLFFQRSVRRWRGTDVFPSSGFEK
- a CDS encoding TIGR02444 family protein, translating into MSSDLWSFALAVYARPGVEDACLRLQSAGASVCLMLCGLWLEQRDVTCDEARARQLLELTEPWDREVVQPLRTLRMQWKTLADTDPVLKGMREQIKGLELEAERALLSRLEGAAQGWKRHSKESSDWLQVLAGPAANLNRDALQVLRVAATDA
- a CDS encoding LysE family transporter translates to MELQTWLAFFAACWVISLSPGAGAIASMSSGLQYGFWRGYWNALGLQIGLAVQIAIVGAGVGAILTASATAFHAIKWFGVAYLVYLAIKQWRALPMDMSDDAAVRPIGKPLALVFRGFLVNISNPKALVFMLAVLPQFINPHAPLLIQYVVIGVTMIAVDLIVMAGYTGLASKVLRLLRTPTQQKRMNRTFAGLFIGAAAFMATLRKAAA
- a CDS encoding Rsd/AlgQ family anti-sigma factor — its product is MLESCQNAQERWGGVHLLIDRWLQEREELIAAYDKLGAKPQALSEDRKPLQEFCGVLVDYVSAGHFEIYEQLTGEAKAFNDKRGLELAETIYPRIDVITEKLLAFNDLCDEGKCVAEKFKELGGLLHERFELEDCLIEVLHTAHKEEDSVQA
- a CDS encoding YcfL family protein — its product is MRFKLIAVAALALLASGCATPPPPEPGSAASKVVAMGPQKHIVVGAMRVARENGFMTVNVQLSNTLNSNKTFYYRFAWLGAEGFPIAEEEVWKSQMMYGAQTSFIQGIAPTPKAVDFRLELKTP
- a CDS encoding penicillin-binding protein activator LpoB: MRTWIGMMALACAFSVQAAPKVAVTDLAYQERVEQYIHIVSAQSNYREGYYSASGSSSYNELEATTSYIEQTELRKFTGDIKGEILRTGMFQLVQGTPYTASSKGDVYDVIKRIKAGNFKGADYVLFGTVSDIDFTQDVNELANTDSYSAVLGLTLVADFSLINTKTYEITSAFTAMGEAQDTKLVNHRDIKISLNRPRVVRDVSKALGEDVAGQLSMQLGGGGYEQPREPQQRNNLPRDTAPVILR